One segment of Brassica napus cultivar Da-Ae chromosome C3, Da-Ae, whole genome shotgun sequence DNA contains the following:
- the LOC111206163 gene encoding uncharacterized protein LOC111206163 has product MLNDCGMLEFPFTGDMLSWVGKRAGGSTVRCRLDRAVGNVDWHEKFPHSAVKYMRLWGSDHRPILADILIKPTRRSKKFKFDKRWLDNEELRQVILEGWKSPDLPPNVSIMEHISSCRRALCEWRRQNNVNSAKLVEELKEKVEGLYADDNATTEEIAAALKELSYALKAEEMFWKQKSRVFWLREGDRNTKFFHALTKQRRARNKITQLLDENGNIVEDEEGLVAIATSYFRQNFESSNPEKIEEALAQVPTTITGDMNANLTAPVSEWEVKLALFAMHPEKAPGPDGMTALFYQKFWDIVKEDLTLMVNKFLFEGVMASGLNDTNICLIPKVTKPNAMAQFRPISLCNVSYKIISKVLCQRLKKVLPGLISETQSAFVAGRQISDNVMIAQEMFHALRTKPSGRNKRMAIKTDMSKAYDRMEWSFIEAVLRKMGFSWTWISWVMRCITSVKYKVLMNGEPRGNITPEVMKVVRRYGKASGQCINFDKSSLLFGKRINATTRQEIKDALGIHNEGGMGTYLGIPEDISGSKCKLFAFLKDKLMHRVNGWTGRWLSKGGKEVLIKSILLALPTYVMSTFLLPLEICENLANAIAQFWWSSNPPKRGIHWAKWEKVCLPREEGGIGFRMIHEFNLALLAKQLWRLVQFPDSLVARVLRGRYYRLSSPLRANAVTSPSYVWTSIYAARKLLLLGIRQKIHSGYEVKVWEDPWIPSTPARPAVPIAPVMHPNMRVSDLIYQGVKEWDVGLLENYVHPEDIPFIRSLAISSTHRRDTFCWDFTRNGQYTVKSGYWVAQNLLKVAEEKDVLEPSITKLQAFAWKLKAPTKICHLIWQLLIGHVAVTRNLVRRNMRCDNYCPRCGEVEETVTHAIFECPPALQVWSLSSTPTGPNIFPLSSVYANMDYLFWRKNSIIGPEQDRDPYPWIIWYIWKARNEKLFRGIDRDPLDLVRHAESECHAWFDANEVVQLVAHDNINEEPQVVRLGNICLLDRSWTSSANFSGSGWAWMDSSGNTQLMGTRNLPRRESALHSEVEALRWAMENMLQYSNCQSFETDCKELIAMVKDPQAWPSFST; this is encoded by the exons ATGCTTAATGATTGTGGTATGCTAGAATTTCCTTTCACAGGTGATATGCTTTCTTGGGTGGGGAAGAGGGCAGGAGGATCAACAGTCCGATGTCGTTTAGACAGAGCTGTAGGAAATGTAGACTGGCATGAGAAGTTTCCCCACTCGGCTGTAAAGTACATGAGGCTATGGGGATCGGATCATCGTCCGATTCTTGCAGATATACTCATAAAGCCAACGAGAAGATCCAAAAAGTTTAAGTTTGACAAAAGATGGTTGGATAATGAAGAGCTAAGGCAAGTTATCCTTGAGGGATGGAAATCTCCTGATCTTCCTCCCAATGTGTCTATCATGGAACATATCTCCAGCTGCAGGAGAGCCTTGTGTGAATGGCGAAGGCAAAATAATGTCAATTCGGCAAAATTAGTGGAGGAGCTTAAAGAAAAGGTAGAAGGATTGTATGCAGATGATAATGCCACAACTGAGGAAATTGCAGCAGCCCTAAAAGAACTCTCATATGCCCTTAAAGCAGAAGAGATGTTCTGGAAGCAGAAGAGTCGGGTGTTTTGGTTGAGAGAAGGAGatagaaatacaaaatttttcCATGCCTTGACAAAGCAAAGAAGAGCAAGGAATAAGATCACACAGCTCCTAGATGAGAATGGAAATattgttgaggatgaagaaggactagtagccattgctactagttaTTTTAGGCAAAATTTTGAATCGTCGAATCCAGAGAAAATTGAGGAGGCGTTAGCTCAAGTTCCAACAACGATCACTGGTGATATGAATGCCAACCTTACAGCCCCGGTCTCTGAATGGGAAGTCAAATTAGCGCTTTTTGCCATGCATCCAGAGAAGGCCCCAGGaccagatgggatgactgcGCTTTTTTACCAGAAATTCTGGGATATAGTAAAAGAGGATTTAACtcttatggttaataaattcCTGTTTGAGGGGGTAATGGCGAGTGGActgaatgatacaaatatatgtcttaTCCCGAAGGTAACAAAGCCAAATGCAATGGCTCAGTTTAGGCCCATTAGTCTGTGCAATGTTAGctacaagataatctctaaggtcttatgccagagGTTAAAAAAAGTACTACCAGGCTTGATATCGGAaacccagtcagcctttgttgctgggAGACAGATTTCAGATAATGTTATGATCGCTCAGGAAATGTTCCATGCATTGCGAACAAAGCCTAGTGGGCGGAATAAAAGGATGGCCATCAAGACagacatgagcaaagcatatgataggatggagTGGTCCTTTATTGAAGCTGTCCTGCGTAAGATGGGATTCTCATGGACTTGGATCAGCTGGGTCATGCGATGCATTACATCGGTGAAATATAAAGTTCTCATGAATGGAGAGCCAAGAGGGAATATTACTCCAG aagtaatgaaagtagtcagaAGATATGGCAAAGCATCTGGTCAATGTATCAACTTTGATAAATCGTCCTTACTCTTCGGTAAGCGGATTAATGCAACCACTAGACAAGAGATCAAAGATGCACTTGGGATACATAATGAAGGTGGAATGGGAACATACTTGGGCATCCCCGAAGACATAAGCGGATCTAAATGCAAACTTTTTGCATTCCTGAAAGATAAGCTGATGcatagagtgaatggatggacaGGTAGATGGCTCTCAAAAGGTGGAAAGGAAGTGTTGATTAAATCCATCCTGCTTGCTCTCCCGACATACGTCATGTCGACTTTCCTGCTCCCATTGGAGATATGCGAAAATTTAGCCAATGCCATCGCccaattctggtggagctcgAACCCACCAAAGAGAGGTATACACTGGGCAAAATGGGAAAAAGTGTGTCTACCAAGAGAGGAGGGTGGAATTGGCTTCCGAATGATTCATGAGTTCAATCTGGCGCTTCTGGCTAAACAACTATGGAGACTAGTACAGTTCCCTGATTCTCTTGTCGCTCGAGTTTTACGGGGAAGATATTATAGATTGAGTTCTCCCTTGAGAGCAAACGCTGTGACCAGCCCATCCTATGTGTGGACTAGCATTTATGCTGCaagaaaattgctattactggGCATTAGACAGAAGATTCATTCAGGCTATGAAGTTAAGGTATGGGAGGATCCATGGATCCCATCGACCCCCGCGAGGCCAGCTGTCCCCATAGCGCCTGTGATGCATCCTAATATGAGAGTAAGCGATCTTATTTATCAGGGAGTAAAGGAATGGGATGTGGGACTACTGGAGAATTATGTTCATCCTGAGGATATACCATTCATAAGGAGCTTGGCAATAAGTTCAACTCATCGTCGTGATACCTTCTGCTGGGACTTTACAAGAAATGGCCAATACACGgtcaaatctggatattgggtggctCAGAATTTATTAAAGGTAGCGGAGGAAAAGGATGTTTTAGAGCCAAGTATTACAAAGCTCCAAGCCTTTGCGTGGAAATTGAAGGCTCCTacgaagatatgtcatcttatatggcagttGTTAATtggtcatgtggcagtaacgaggaaCTTAGTTAGACGTAATATGAGGTGCGATAATtattgcccaagatgtggagaagtGGAGGAGACCGTTACACATGCAATTTTTGAATGCCCACCAGCTCTTCAAGTGTGGTCTCTATCATCTACTCCGACAGGcccaaatatttttccgctTTCGAGCGTCTACGCAaatatggattatctattctggaggaaGAATAGTATCATTGGGCCAGAGCAAGATAGGGATCCatatccctggataatatggtacatttggaaagctAGGAATGAAAAGCTCTTCAGGGGAATAGATAGAGATCCATTGGATCTAGTTAGAcatgcagagagtgaatgtcaCGCTTGGTTTGATGCTAATGAAGTGGTACAACTTGTGGCACACGATAATATAAATGAGGAACCCCAAGTCGTACGCTTGGGAAATATTTGCTTGTTAGATAGATCTTGGACATCTTCTGCTAACTTTAGTGGAAGCGGATGGGCATGGATGGATAGTTCAGGGAACACTCAACTTATGGGAACAAGGAACCTTCCCCGACGCGAATCAGCCTTACACTCggaagtagaagcactgcggtgggcgatggagaatatgctacAATATTCGAACTGCCAAAGCTTTGAGACAGACTGTAAGGAACTAATTGCAATGGTAAAAGACCCTCAGGCGTGGCCAAGTTTTTCGACATAA
- the LOC106361066 gene encoding cyclin-D3-1-like produces MAIPKEEESREEHSTSFLLDALYCEEEKWDDEEVVEENSSYSSSSSTTSPFVLLEQDLYWEDEDLVTLFTKQEEQGLSCLDDVYLATDRKEAVGWILRVNSHYGFSTLAAVLAITYLDKFICSYSLQRDKPWMLQLVSVACLSLAVKVEETHVPLLLDFQVEETKYVFEAKTIQRMELLILSTLQWKMHLITPISFLDHIIRRLGLKDNAHWDFLNRCHRLLLTVISDSRFVGYRPSVVAAATMMRVIYQVEPFDPLSHQTKLLNVLNITKEKVEPCYNLILQDRIGLQIETQTSRKRKSRDSPSLISPSCVIDSKSFNGDESSNDSCLTSSYTPPSSPEQEPPVKKTKKEKPILHLPWAIVASP; encoded by the exons ATGGCGATTCCAAAGGAGGAAGAAAGTAGAGAAGAGCATAGCACTTCGTTTCTTCTTGATGCTCTCTACTGCGAAGAAGAGAAATGGGACGATGAAGAAGTAGTTGAAGAGAACTCTtcctattcttcttcttcttctactacttCTCCGTTCGTTCTTCTGGAGCAAGATTTGTACTGGGAAGACGAAGATCTGGTCACTCTCTTCACCAAACAAGAAGAACAAGGACTCAGCTGTCTCGATGATGTTTATCTCGCAACTGATCGAAAAGAAGCCGTGGGTTGGATTCTGAGAGTCAACTCTCATTATGGGTTCTCTACTTTGGCAGCTGTCTTAGCCATAACTTATCTCGACAAGTTCATCTGTAGCTACAGCTTACAGAGAGACAAACCATGGATGCTTCAGCTCGTGTCTGTTGCTTGCCTCTCTCTAGCTGTAAAAGTCGAAGAAACCCATGTCCCTCTTCTTCTAGACTTTCAA GTGGAGGAGACAAAGTATGTGTTTGAGGCAAAAACCATACAGagaatggagttgctgattCTGTCTACTCTCCAATGGAAGATGCATCTCATCACTCCAATCTCGTTTCTAGACCACATCATCAGGAGACTGGGGCTTAAGGACAATGCTCACTGGGATTTCCTCAACAGATGCCACCGTCTCCTCCTCACTGTAATCTCCG ATTCAAGATTTGTCGGCTACCGCCCATCAGTTGTTGCAGCAGCCACCATGATGCGAGTCATATACCAAGTTGAGCCCTTTGACCCTCTTTCACACCAAACCAAGCTCCTCAACGTCCTTAACATAACCAAG GAAAAGGTTGAACCTTGCTACAATCTCATCCTCCAGGATCGTATCGGTTTGCAGATCGAAACCCAAACTTCCCGGAAACGCAAGAGTCGCGATTCGCCATCGTTGATCTCCCCAAGCTGCGTGATCGATTCAAAATCTTTCAATGGCGACGAAAGCTCAAATGATTCGTGCTTAACGAGTTCGTACACTCCACCATCGTCGCCGGAGCAAGAACCTCCggtgaagaagacgaagaaggaGAAACCGATTTTGCATCTGCCATGGGCAATCGTAGCCTCTCCGTGA
- the LOC106380655 gene encoding elicitor-responsive protein 3-like yields MSMMAGIQGQVLEVTVVGCQKLKDTEWFSRQDPYVVLEYSSTRHRTRTCTDGGKNAVFQEKFMFTMLEGLRDLKVAVWNSNTLSTDDLIGNATIKLQKALSEGYDDCTWTLQSKNGRYAGEVRLILHYAAAKKQNYGSAQLAPPYAPQVPHYSAPYSGPSLYPQVQYSQPQSAYPPASAYPHQPSAYPPPSASAYPPAPSAYPPGPSAYPPPPPSSTYPPQQSPYYPQGPYPGQYPPPPY; encoded by the exons ATGTCGATGATGGCGGGTATTCAAGGCCAGGTTCTCGAGGTCACTG TTGTTGGATGCCAGAAACTGAAAGATACGGAATGGTTTTCGAGGCAAGATCCATACGTTGTACTCGAGTATAGCAGCACAAGGCACCGTACCAGAACCTGCACAG atggtGGAAAGAACGCAGTGTTCCAAGAGAAATTTATGTTCACTATGCTTGAAGGTCTTAGGGATCTTAAGGTAGCTGTTTGGAATAGCAATACACTCTCCACTGATGACTTGATTGGGAATGCTAC GATTAAATTGCAGAAGGCTCTTTCTGAAGGATACGACGACTGTACCTGGACTCTGCAGAGTAAAAATGGGAG ATATGCGGGAGAAGTAAGACTCATACTGCATTATGCAGCCGCAAAG AAACAAAATTATGGTTCTGCACAATTAGCACCACCATATGCCCCTCAAGTACCCCACTACTCAGCACCATACTCTGGACCATCTCTGTACCCACAAGTACAATACTCTCAGCCACAATCAGCTTACCCACCAGCTTCAGCTTATCCTCATCAGCCATCTGCTTATCCTCCTCCCTCAGCCTCCGCTTACCCTCCCGCTCCTTCGGCTTATCCTCCTGGTCCTTCAGCttaccctcctcctcctccatccTCAACTTACCCTCCTCAACAATCACCATATTATCCACAAG GTCCCTATCCAGGACAATACCCACCTCCTCCGTACTGA
- the LOC106361068 gene encoding UDP-glycosyltransferase 73B1, whose product MGEASKLHIFLFPYMAHGHMIPTLDMAKLFSTKGAKSTILTTPLNAKILEKPIKSFNEDNPGLEDITIHILHFPCTELGLPQGCENTDFFFSNPDLNTGDLNRKFLLSMEYFKEQLEQLLQTVRPDCLVANMFLPWATKLAEKFGVPRLVFHGTGYFSLCASHCLRLHKPYKQVSSSSDPFVIPELPGEIVITEEQIIEKEEESVMGKFMKELRDSERSSFGVLVNSFHELEPAYSDFYKSSVAQRAWSIGPLSLGNREFKEKAERGKKDSIDEHECLKWLDSKRRESVIYLSFGTMLSFNNEQLVEIAAGLDMSGHDFIWVVNKSGSQGDKEEWLPEGFEEKIKGRGLIIRGWAPQVVILDHQAVGGFLTHCGWNSLLEGVASGLPMVTWPIGAEQFYNEKLVTQVLKTGVSVGVKKMMKPDGDFITKGKVEKAVREVMAGEEMRKRAKQLADMAKDAVREGGSSDIEVNRLMEELKLVRLQKEEEKRS is encoded by the exons ATGGGCGAAGCCTCAAAGCTCCATATCTTCCTCTTCCCTTACATGGCTCATGGCCACATGATACCAACTCTTGACATGGCCAAGCTCTTCTCCACCAAAGGAGCCAAATCCACTATTCTAACCACACCTCTCAACGCCAAGATCCTCGAGAAACCCATCAAATCATTCAACGAGGACAACCCTGGACTCGAAGACATCACCATCCACATCCTCCATTTCCCTTGCACAGAGCTAGGGTTGCCCCAAGGATGCGAGAACACcgatttcttcttctctaaTCCTGACCTTAACACAGGTGACTTGAACCGCAAGTTTCTACTTTCAATGGAATATTTCAAAGAGCAGTTAGAGCAGCTCCTTCAGACAGTGAGACCAGACTGTCTTGTCGCCAATATGTTCCTCCCTTGGGCAACTAAACTCGCTGAGAAGTTTGGTGTACCAAGACTTGTGTTCCACGGCACAGGCTACTTCTCTTTATGTGCTTCTCATTGCTTAAGGCTCCACAAGCCTTACAAGCAAGTATCTTCAAGTTCTGATCCTTTTGTGATCCCTGAACTCCCTGGAGAGATTGTGATTACAGAGGAACAGATcatagagaaagaagaagagtctGTGATGGGGAAGTTTATGAAGGAACTGAGAGACTCAGAGAGAAGCAGCTTTGGTGTGTTGGTGAACAGCTTCCACGAGCTTGAACCTGCTTACTCCGATTTTTACAAGAGTTCTGTGGCCCAAAGGGCATGGAGTATCGGTCCGCTTTCTCTAGGGAACAGAGAGTTCAAGGAGAAAGCAGAGAGGGGCAAAAAGGATAGCATCGATGAGCATGAATGTTTGAAATGGCTTGATTCCAAGAGACGTGAATCAGTGATTTACTTGTCATTTGGAACCATGTTGAGCTTCAACAACGAGCAGCTCGTTGAGATTGCAGCTGGCTTGGATATGTCAGGACATGATTTTATATGGGTGGTTAACAAAAGTGGCAGCCAAG GTGATAAGGAAGAGTGGTTACCTGAGGGGTTCGAAGAGAAGATAAAAGGAAGAGGATTGATAATCCGTGGCTGGGCGCCACAAGTTGTAATACTAGACCATCAAGCAGTTGGAGGATTTTTGACACATTGCGGATGGAACTCGCTTCTAGAAGGTGTAGCATCAGGGCTACCAATGGTGACATGGCCCATTGGAGCAGAGCAGTTCTACAACGAGAAGTTGGTAACACAAGTGTTGAAAACAGGAGTGAGTGTAGGAgtaaagaagatgatgaaacctGATGGAGATTTCATTACCAAAGGGAAAGTGGAGAAAGCTGTAAGGGAAGTGATGGCTGGAGAAGAGATGAGGAAACGGGCTAAGCAGTTAGCGGATATGGCGAAAGATGCGGTGAGAGAAGGTGGATCTTCAGATATTGAAGTGAACAGGTTGATGGAAGAGCTTAAGTTGGTTAGGTTGcaaaaagaagaggaaaaaagaaGTTGA
- the LOC106361071 gene encoding UDP-glucosyl transferase 73B2, with product MSSSNPQHKLHVMFFPFMAYGHMIPTLDMAKLLSSRGAKSTIITTPLNSRILQKPIDVFKNLNPNLDIDIEIFDFPCVELGLPEGCENVDFFTSNTNVDGNYMALKFLMSTSVFKDQLEVLLKKTRPNCLIADMFFPWATEAAEKSHVPRLVFHGTGYFSLCAGYCIKMHKPQNKVASSCEPFVIPELPGDIVITQEQIIDGDNESEMGKFMIDVRESELKSSGVVVNSFYELEPDHADFYKRFVAKRAWHIGPLSVINRGFEEKAERGKKASIDEAECLKWLDSKEQDSVIYISFGSVACFKNKQLREIALGLEASGTNFIWVVRENTDDKEEWLQEGVEERLKERGMIIRGWAPQVLILEHQATGGFVTHCGWNSLLEGVAAGLPMVTWPIGAEQFYNEKLVTQVLRTGVNVGATKHVKAMEDDIISREKVEKAVREVLVGVEAEERRKRAKKLAEMAKAAVEEGGSSFNDLNNFIKEFSS from the coding sequence ATGAGTAGTAGTAATCCACAACACAAGCTCCATGTTATGTTCTTCCCTTTCATGGCTTATGGCCACATGATACCAACTCTTGACATGGCTAAGCTTCTCTCCAGCAGAGGAGCCAAGTCCACTATTATCACCACACCTCTCAACTCCAGGATCCTCCAGAAACCGATCGACGTATTCAAGAACCTGAATCCCAATCTTGATATCGATATCGAGATCTTCGATTTCCCTTGCGTGGAGCTAGGGCTACCAGAAGGATGCGAGAACGTCGATttcttcacctcaaacaccAATGTTGACGGTAACTACATGGCCCTAAAATTCTTAATGTCCACAAGTGTTTTCAAGGATCAGCTCGAGGTTCTCCTCAAGAAGACAAGACCAAACTGTCTTATCGCCGACATGTTCTTCCCATGGGCTACTGAAGCTGCTGAGAAGTCTCATGTGCCAAGACTTGTGTTTCACGGCACTGGCTACTTCTCTTTATGCGCTGGTTACTGCATTAAAATGCATAAACCACAGAACAAAGTAGCTTCGAGTTGTGAGCCCTTTGTGATTCCAGAGCTCCCTGGTGACATAGTGATAACTCAAGAACAGATCATAGACGGAGACAACGAGTCCGAGATGGGGAAGTTCATGATTGATGTGAGAGAATCAGAGCTGAAGAGCTCAGGTGTTGTTGTGAACAGCTTCTACGAGCTTGAACCTGATCACGCAGACTTTTACAAGAGATTTGTAGCTAAGAGAGCGTGGCATATCGGTCCGCTCTCTGTTATAAACAGAGGATTTGAAGAGAAGGctgagagaggaaagaaagcTAGCATTGATGAAGCTGAATGCCTCAAATGGCTTGACTCCAAGGAACAAGATTCAGTCATATACATTTCATTTGGGAGCGTGGCTTGCTTCAAGAACAAGCAGCTGAGAGAGATCGCTCTAGGGTTAGAAGCGTCTGGCACAAATTTTATTTGGGTTGTGAGGGAAAACACAGATGACAAAGAAGAATGGTTGCAAGAAGGGGTTGAAGAGAGGCTCAAAGAAAGAGGAATGATAATAAGAGGATGGGCACCACAAGTACTGATACTTGAGCACCAAGCAACAGGAGGGTTTGTGACTCACTGTGGCTGGAACTCGCTTCTTGAAGGTGTGGCTGCAGGGCTACCTATGGTGACGTGGCCTATTGGAGCAGAGCAATTCTACAACGAGAAGTTGGTTACGCAAGTTCTCAGAACTGGAGTGAACGTGGGAGCCACAAAGCATGTGAAAGCTATGGAAGATGATATCATTAGTAGAGAGAAAGTAGAGAAGGCGGTGAGAGAGGTCTTGGTTGGGGTAGAGGCGGAGGAGAGGCGTAAACGGGCGAAGAAGCTGGCGGAGATGGCTAAAGCTGCGGTGGAAGAAGGAGGGTCTTCTTTTAACGATCTAAACAACTTCATAAAAGAGTTCAGCTCATGA